Proteins co-encoded in one Arachis hypogaea cultivar Tifrunner chromosome 13, arahy.Tifrunner.gnm2.J5K5, whole genome shotgun sequence genomic window:
- the LOC112732665 gene encoding BTB/POZ domain-containing protein At1g63850 — translation MAATTTTTTSAAATTSLLKLQNQPIKPKRRKCRETTISTSAQAQAQAQDTPSPSPSSDYRIRFSPGRCSPIMDFIQASPTGSNGHSDPFPSSFTKFNSALTAGLLNPMSPPPDKTRSSPTLFEMMASEPDTASHHRPHSQSQIQPPKSHVPVLDRQTLMMQRISELLGSRSPGNQFNDAVSSDIKLTLTSKDGFSVSMNVHRQILVAHSRFFAVKLSDRWTKQNPRPTTPYLVEIADCDDVEVYIETLSLMYCNDIRKRLMKEDVSKVLGILKVSAAIGFDAGVLSSLEYLEAAPWAEDEEEKVASLLSELRLESVGAGDVLKRVSTEVANGNEEGGDNEEVLLKLIRVVLEGKDEKARREMKGLVSKMLRENSSQNDLRKESLYLACDDCMQLLHHHFLKAAASDLKDVGQIARQADNLHWLLDILIDRQIAEDFLKTWASQSELSEAHSKVPSVHRFEVSRVTARLFVGIGKGQLLASKDVRCLLLKTWLVPFYDDFGWMRRASKGLDRNLIEDGLSNTILTLPLSWQQDILLAWFDRFLNSGEDCPNIQRGFEVWWRRAFWKRNGEQEQTRQLRITATTVDNP, via the exons ATGGCagcgacaacaacaacaacaacaagtgCAGCAGCAACAACATCTCTCCTCAAATTACAAAACCAACCCATCAAACCCAAACGTCGCAAGTGCCGAGAAACCACCATCTCCACCTCTGCCCAGGCCCAGGCCCAGGCCCAGGACACTCCCTCTCCCAGTCCATCCTCGGACTACAGGATTCGGTTCTCGCCGGGGCGGTGCTCCCCAATCATGGACTTCATCCAGGCATCCCCAACGGGCAGCAACGGGCACTCGGACCCCTTCCCTTCCAGCTTCACGAAATTCAACTCCGCACTGACGGCGGGCCTCCTGAACCCAATGTCCCCTCCGCCCGACAAGACCCGATCCAGCCCCACACTCTTCGAGATGATGGCCAGCGAGCCCGACACTGCGAGCCACCACAGGCCTCACTCTCAGTCTCAGATCCAACCCCCTAAATCCCATGTTCCCGTTCTCGACAGGCAAACCCTAATGATGCAGCGGATTTCGGAGCTTTTGGGGTCTCGCAGCCCCGGCAACCAGTTCAACGACGCCGTTTCCAGTGACATTAAGCTCACTCTCACCTCCAAGGATGGCTTTAGTGTATCCATGAACGTTCATCGCCAAATTCTTGTTGCCCACAGCAGGTTCTTCGCCGTCAAGCTCTCTGACAGGTGGACCAAGCAGAACCCTAGGCCAACTACGCCCTACTTGGTCGAGATCGCTGACTGCGACGACGTTGAGGTTTACATTGAGACCTTGAGCCTTATGTACTGCAATGATATCAGGAAGAGGCTCATGAAGGAGGATGTCTCCAAGGTTTTGGGTATCTTGAAG GTTTCGGCTGCAATTGGATTTGATGCTGGGGTTTTGTCTTCTTTGGAGTATTTGGAAGCGGCACCATGGGCAGAGGATGAAGAGGAGAAGGTTGCCTCCCTCTTGTCTGAGCTTCGTCTTGAATCTGTTGGAGCCGGGGATGTTTTGAAGAGGGTTTCGACTGAAGTGGCAAATGGCAACGAAGAGGGGGGTGATAACGAGGAAGTTCTTCTGAAGCTTATTCGTGTGGTTCTTGAAGGCAAAGATGAGAAGGCCAGGCGTGAGATGAAAGGCCTGGTGTCAAAGATGCTTCGTGAGAATTCGTCCCAGAATGACCTACGGAAAGAGTCATTGTACTTGGCATGTGATGATTGTATGCAATTACTTCATCACCACTTTTTGAAGGCTGCAGCTTCAGACCTGAAGGATGTGGGTCAAATCGCAAGACAGGCTGATAATTTGCATTGGCTTTTGGATATTTTAATTGATAGACAGATTGCTGAGGATTTCCTGAAGACATGGGCTTCTCAGTCAGAATTATCTGAAGCACATTCTAAAGTTCCATCAGTTCACAGGTTTGAGGTTAGCAGAGTCACCGCTAGGTTGTTTGTTGGGATCGGGAAGGGGCAATTATTGGCTTCTAAAGATGTCAGGTGTTTACTTCTGAAAACATGGCTGGTGCCCTTTTATGACGACTTTGGTTGGATGAGGAGGGCATCCAAAGGCCTTGACAGGAACCTAATCGAGGATGGTCTTAGTAACACAATTCTCACTCTGCCACTGTCCTGGCAGCAGGATATTTTGCTTGCTTGGTTTGACCGCTTCTTGAATTCTGGAGAAGATTGCCCAAATATTCAAAGAGGATTTGAAGTTTGGTGGAGAAGAGCTTTCTGGAAGCGGAATGGAGAGCAAGAACAGACAAGACAATTACGAATTACAGCTACAACAGTTGATAATCCTTGA